Proteins found in one Herbiconiux sp. A18JL235 genomic segment:
- a CDS encoding cell division protein CrgA yields MARDKASTKDVARRNREVQRTSDDSSAQNPNPVWFKPVMFGFMIVGLLWIIVFYVSQGLFPIPDLGSWNILIGFGIAFIGFIMTTRWR; encoded by the coding sequence ATGGCTCGAGACAAAGCATCCACCAAGGACGTCGCCCGCCGCAACCGCGAGGTTCAGCGCACGAGCGACGACTCCTCGGCGCAGAATCCGAACCCGGTCTGGTTCAAGCCCGTCATGTTCGGGTTCATGATCGTCGGTCTGCTGTGGATCATCGTCTTCTACGTGAGCCAGGGGCTTTTCCCCATTCCCGACCTCGGCAGCTGGAACATCCTCATCGGCTTCGGCATCGCCTTCATCGGCTTCATCATGACGACCCGCTGGCGCTAA
- a CDS encoding rhomboid family intramembrane serine protease, which yields MTSAPASSDNYCYRHPGRQSYVLCQRCARTVCPECQVQAAVGVHCVECAARDRQEAPRVKRGRPAILQNLTGSGAPVVTYAIIAVCVVVFLLQFIPGVTQALQFAGAYVIPATGVSFEPWRMLTAVFVHGSILHLLFNMFTLFVFGSALERLLGRGRYLALYLISGFGGSVAVTLLTNPLQPVVGASGAIFGLMGAYFIINRHLGGNSVQLLVLVALNLAYGFLVPGISWQAHVGGLIAGALVALVYVRTRPRRLKTVQVLLVAAVAVALVAITAVRVLV from the coding sequence ATGACCAGCGCCCCGGCGTCGTCTGACAACTACTGCTACCGGCATCCCGGCAGGCAGAGCTACGTGCTGTGTCAGCGCTGCGCGCGAACCGTGTGCCCCGAGTGTCAGGTGCAGGCGGCGGTGGGCGTGCACTGCGTGGAGTGCGCAGCTCGCGACCGGCAGGAGGCGCCTCGCGTCAAGCGCGGTCGACCGGCGATCCTGCAGAACCTGACGGGCAGCGGCGCTCCCGTCGTCACGTACGCCATCATCGCGGTGTGCGTGGTGGTGTTCCTGCTCCAGTTCATCCCCGGTGTGACGCAGGCGCTGCAGTTCGCGGGAGCCTACGTCATCCCGGCCACCGGCGTCTCGTTCGAACCATGGCGGATGCTCACCGCCGTCTTCGTGCACGGGTCGATCCTGCACCTGCTGTTCAACATGTTCACGCTGTTCGTGTTCGGCAGTGCGCTCGAGCGCCTGCTCGGTCGAGGGCGTTACCTCGCCCTCTATCTCATCTCCGGGTTCGGGGGCTCGGTGGCGGTCACCCTGCTGACGAATCCGTTGCAGCCGGTGGTGGGCGCATCCGGTGCCATCTTCGGCCTCATGGGCGCCTACTTCATCATCAACCGCCATCTGGGTGGGAACAGCGTGCAGCTGCTCGTGCTGGTGGCCCTGAACCTCGCCTACGGATTCCTGGTGCCGGGCATCTCGTGGCAGGCGCACGTCGGCGGTCTCATCGCCGGTGCGCTCGTCGCGTTGGTCTACGTGCGCACCCGCCCGCGCCGACTGAAGACCGTTCAGGTGCTGCTGGTCGCCGCTGTCGCCGTGGCACTGGTGGCGATCACCGCGGTTCGGGTGCTCGTCTAG
- a CDS encoding peptidylprolyl isomerase: MPVHTHVATLNTNHGPIVVNLYGHHAPKTVKNFVGLATGELEWSDPKTGQPTTAPLYEGIVFHRIIPGFMIQGGDPLGNGTGGPGFRFDDEINPELDFTEPYVLAMANAGVQGGKGTNGSQFFITVGPTTWLQGKHTIFGAVADDASKRIVDKLAGVATDAYDRPLDEVVLENVTIEAV; this comes from the coding sequence ATGCCCGTTCACACCCATGTCGCCACGCTCAACACCAACCACGGACCGATCGTCGTCAACCTCTACGGCCACCACGCGCCCAAGACGGTGAAGAACTTCGTCGGCCTCGCCACGGGTGAGCTGGAGTGGAGCGACCCGAAGACCGGTCAGCCCACCACGGCACCGCTGTACGAGGGCATCGTCTTCCACCGCATCATCCCCGGCTTCATGATCCAGGGCGGCGACCCGCTGGGCAACGGCACCGGCGGCCCCGGCTTCCGCTTCGACGACGAGATCAACCCCGAACTCGACTTCACCGAGCCCTATGTGCTTGCCATGGCCAACGCCGGCGTGCAGGGTGGCAAGGGCACCAACGGCTCGCAGTTCTTCATCACCGTCGGCCCCACCACCTGGCTGCAGGGCAAGCACACCATCTTCGGCGCCGTCGCCGACGACGCCTCGAAGCGCATCGTCGACAAGCTCGCGGGCGTGGCCACCGACGCCTACGATCGTCCGCTCGACGAGGTCGTGCTCGAGAACGTCACCATCGAGGCGGTCTGA
- a CDS encoding DUF3566 domain-containing protein has protein sequence MSNLGDKFAKKTARVATTKQVRLKLVYIDFWSVLKISFLLAIILGIVTVVASFLVWSVLNQTGVFDSVNTLLQDIAGAGNFDLFDFASLPQVMGFSIVVALLNVIVITALGAIAAALYNLAVRITGGVMLGFTNK, from the coding sequence ATGAGTAATCTTGGCGACAAATTCGCGAAGAAGACGGCAAGAGTCGCCACCACCAAGCAGGTTCGGCTGAAGCTGGTCTACATCGACTTCTGGTCGGTGCTGAAGATCTCCTTCCTCCTGGCCATCATCCTCGGCATCGTCACCGTGGTCGCCAGCTTCCTGGTGTGGTCGGTGCTCAACCAGACCGGTGTGTTCGACTCCGTCAACACGCTCCTGCAAGACATCGCGGGCGCCGGCAACTTCGACCTGTTCGACTTCGCCTCGCTGCCGCAGGTGATGGGCTTCTCCATCGTCGTCGCGCTGCTGAACGTCATCGTCATCACGGCGCTCGGTGCGATCGCGGCGGCGCTGTACAACCTCGCGGTGCGCATCACCGGTGGAGTCATGCTCGGCTTCACCAACAAGTAA
- the gyrA gene encoding DNA gyrase subunit A: protein MTDELTPAPGDRIEQVDLQLEMQRSYLDYAMSVIVGRALPDVRDGLKPVHRRVIYAMFDGGYRPDRAFSKSARVVGEVMGQFHPHGDSSIYDTLVRLIQPWSLRYPLALGQGNFGSPGNDGAAAPRYTETKMAPLALEMVRDIQEETVDFQDNYDGRTLEPIVLPSRFPNLLVNGSVGIAVGMATNIPPHNLREVAEGAIWYLQNPEAEREELLEALIQRIKGPDFPTGAQILGVKGIQDAYRTGRGSITMRAVVNVEELQGRTCLVVTELPYQVNPDNLAIKIADLVKDGKLAGIADIRDETSGRTGQRLVIVLKRDAVAKVVLNNLYKHTQLQDNFGANMLAIVDGIPRTLPLDGFITEWVSHQIDVIVRRTTYRLREAEARMHILRGYLKALDALDEVIALIRRSPTVEEARDGLMDLLDIDELQARAILELQLRRLAALERQKIQDEADELQLKIDEYNVILGSPARQREIIIDELGEIVEKFGDDRRTEIMFGFDGDMNIEDLIPEEEMVVTVTRGGYVKRTRSDNYRSQHRGGKGVKGAQLRADDVVEHFFVTTTHHWLLFFTNRGRVYRAKAYELQEAGRDAKGQHVANLLALAADEQITQILDIPDYKTAKYLVLATRDGLLKKTALTEYDTNRTGGIIAINLRDDDELVSAMLVDEDADLLLVSKKGMSIRFTASDEALRPMGRATSGVIGMKFRDDDRLQGASVVSDEGFVFIVTEGGYAKRTSVDEYRVQGRGGLGIKVAKLAEARGDLIGSLIVGEDDEVLVVLASGKVVRSAVAEVPAKGRDTMGVVFARFADDDRIIAVAKNTERNLESELEESTGAESAPGEDVTTDE, encoded by the coding sequence ATGACGGATGAACTGACCCCCGCGCCCGGCGATCGCATCGAGCAGGTCGACCTGCAGCTGGAGATGCAGCGCTCCTACCTCGACTACGCGATGAGCGTGATCGTGGGCCGCGCCCTGCCCGACGTGCGCGACGGACTCAAGCCCGTGCACCGCCGCGTGATCTACGCGATGTTCGACGGCGGCTACCGGCCCGACCGCGCCTTCTCGAAGTCGGCGCGCGTCGTCGGCGAGGTGATGGGCCAGTTCCACCCGCACGGCGACTCGTCGATCTACGACACCCTGGTGCGCCTCATCCAGCCCTGGTCGCTGCGCTACCCCCTCGCGCTCGGACAGGGCAACTTCGGCTCGCCGGGCAACGACGGCGCTGCGGCCCCCCGGTACACCGAGACGAAGATGGCGCCCCTCGCGCTCGAGATGGTGCGCGACATCCAGGAAGAGACAGTCGACTTCCAGGACAACTACGACGGCCGCACGCTCGAGCCGATCGTGCTGCCGAGCCGCTTCCCGAACCTGCTCGTGAACGGCTCCGTCGGCATCGCCGTCGGCATGGCCACGAACATCCCCCCGCACAACCTGCGCGAGGTCGCCGAGGGCGCCATCTGGTACCTGCAGAACCCCGAGGCCGAGCGCGAAGAACTGCTCGAGGCGCTCATCCAGCGCATCAAGGGCCCCGACTTCCCGACCGGCGCTCAGATCCTCGGTGTCAAGGGCATCCAGGATGCGTACCGCACCGGGCGGGGGTCGATCACCATGCGCGCCGTGGTGAACGTCGAGGAACTGCAGGGCCGTACCTGCCTCGTGGTCACCGAGCTGCCCTACCAGGTGAACCCCGACAACCTCGCCATCAAGATCGCCGACCTGGTGAAGGACGGCAAGCTCGCGGGCATCGCCGACATCCGCGACGAGACCTCCGGTCGCACCGGTCAGCGCCTCGTCATCGTGCTGAAGCGCGATGCGGTGGCGAAGGTGGTGCTGAACAACCTCTACAAGCACACCCAGCTGCAAGACAACTTCGGCGCGAACATGCTCGCGATCGTCGACGGCATCCCGCGCACCCTGCCGCTCGACGGCTTCATCACCGAGTGGGTCTCGCACCAGATCGACGTCATCGTGCGGCGCACCACCTACCGGTTGCGTGAGGCCGAGGCCCGCATGCACATCCTGCGCGGCTACCTCAAGGCGCTCGACGCGCTCGACGAGGTCATCGCGCTCATCCGTCGCTCGCCGACCGTCGAGGAGGCCCGCGACGGGCTGATGGATCTGCTCGACATCGACGAGCTGCAGGCGCGCGCCATCCTCGAGCTGCAGCTGCGCCGGCTCGCCGCGCTCGAACGTCAGAAGATCCAAGACGAGGCAGACGAGCTGCAGCTGAAGATCGACGAGTACAACGTCATCCTCGGCTCGCCGGCCCGTCAGCGCGAGATCATCATCGACGAGCTCGGCGAGATCGTCGAGAAGTTCGGCGACGACCGGCGCACCGAGATCATGTTCGGCTTCGACGGCGACATGAACATCGAAGACCTCATCCCCGAGGAGGAGATGGTGGTCACCGTCACCCGCGGCGGCTACGTCAAGCGCACGCGGAGCGACAACTACCGCAGCCAGCACCGCGGCGGCAAGGGTGTGAAGGGGGCGCAGCTACGAGCCGACGACGTCGTCGAGCACTTCTTCGTCACCACCACGCACCACTGGCTGCTGTTCTTCACCAACCGCGGTCGCGTCTACCGCGCCAAGGCCTACGAGCTCCAGGAGGCCGGCCGCGACGCGAAGGGACAGCACGTCGCGAACCTGCTGGCGCTGGCCGCCGACGAGCAGATCACGCAGATCCTCGACATCCCCGACTACAAGACGGCGAAGTACCTCGTGCTCGCCACCCGCGACGGGCTGCTCAAGAAGACAGCGCTCACCGAGTACGACACCAACCGCACCGGTGGCATCATCGCCATCAACCTGCGCGACGACGACGAGCTGGTCTCGGCGATGCTCGTCGACGAAGACGCCGACCTGCTGCTGGTGTCGAAGAAGGGCATGTCGATCCGCTTCACCGCGAGCGACGAGGCCCTCCGGCCGATGGGCCGGGCGACCTCGGGCGTCATCGGCATGAAGTTCCGCGACGACGACCGCCTGCAGGGCGCCTCCGTCGTCTCCGACGAGGGCTTCGTGTTCATCGTCACAGAGGGCGGCTACGCCAAGCGCACCTCCGTCGACGAGTACCGCGTGCAGGGCCGAGGCGGACTCGGCATCAAGGTGGCCAAACTCGCCGAGGCGAGGGGCGATCTCATCGGGTCCCTCATCGTGGGGGAGGACGACGAGGTCCTTGTGGTTCTTGCCAGTGGCAAGGTGGTACGCTCTGCCGTGGCCGAAGTACCGGCTAAGGGACGCGACACGATGGGCGTGGTCTTCGCCCGCTTCGCGGACGACGATCGCATCATCGCGGTGGCGAAGAACACCGAACGAAACCTTGAATCGGAGCTCGAGGAGAGCACAGGGGCAGAGTCTGCCCCTGGAGAGGACGTAACGACGGATGAGTAA